Sequence from the Microplitis demolitor isolate Queensland-Clemson2020A chromosome 7, iyMicDemo2.1a, whole genome shotgun sequence genome:
TTTTCGATATCAACAATTTCTTTAGGACAATTTCGTGTAAGAACAAGTGGTTCTCcgtctttaattaaaacatcgTCTTCAATACGTATACCCAGATTATGAAATTCTGGTGGTGCGAATTCATTTTTTGGACTGACATATATAcctataaatgaatttataaattataattacccgggtaaaaaaattcagttccaaaaatattccaaaaaagtttaagagaGGGAATTTCCGAAATTGAGACAGTTCTGAACTTTAagttgaacattttttgaacttttaaaaaattcaaaagttaacAATTTTCAACCGATGTAGGCTTTGTCTGCGCGcttttattgttgaaaaaaaataatttggtttGACTATTTTTTGGGTCTGAACATTAAAAGAAAggaattaattaacaaatatgaACATTTACTCTCTGTTAAGTCTAGCAGAGTTTATTACATGACCTGTTATTTTCACAAACTGCTcctttattaaaagaaacgatttaaaacgattagaaaaaaaaacttttaaatacttttcaatgcTTTTTAATCCtttgaatatatattgaaGTATTAGTCATGAACGTTCTTAGAACATTTTTggaacaaactttttttacatgggatataaatgtaaatataattaccagGTTCAACGGTGACAATCATTCCTGGTTGTGTTTTAACACTTCGTGAAATTTTACCTGTGTCATGAACATCCATTCCTAAATAATGACTAACATGATGTGGACAGTAAGTAAAAGCAGCTGATACCAATTTATcatctgatatatttttcggTATAAGACCGATCTCTTGCAATCTTTTACCCAACAAATCACACATGTCATAAAACAATTCATCCAAAGTTGGAAgctcttttaatttattaataagtgATTTTTGTACTTCGAGTACTACTTCATAAAGGATTTTTTGTTGCGGATTAAATGTACCATTAACCGGCCAGGTCCTTGTTATATCTGATGAATATCCATGATATTCACATCCTAAAATAAACaccagtaattaataattattaatacaaaataatcaacCGCACGGAAATATTTGAGCGGCAAATCTCACATACAGTCAACTCTCTGAAAGTGTCCGCTTTTGGGGCTGTAGGGGAATATATTTCTGAGAAATAGTTCCTCACTATCATATCGTTATGCTCGATTTGGTCGTAGATTTTATTAGCAGATTAGACTCTCTCTAAGTGTCTGCTCTGAATCTGGCTGCTATGAAAAACTATTCATGTATaaatactatacatatattagggtgttcgTTATTTCACAAATTAGATTATTTTACTTGGtacaaatcatttatttgagacccgaaaataattttaaaaaataaaaaagtttattttaatgccGTTTAACCCGGTTGAAGTAATGATACTTCCCAATTTTAGTgcaatgagaaaaattatataacttgCTGAAAAATAAGCGTACAGCTACAACTAATGctaatttttgtagggaatttacaactcttcaaaaaaggtctcttatgtttttttcgtaaatccaaccatttaagagatattgaagctcaaacttttatttgtttataaaaattggcgtttttgtttgaaatttgattACTCTCTAACGCATAGACATACAATTAAgtgctataatttttttaattttgttaattatatattaattatttgaattaattaaatttatatgcgGATACTTGAAGAGAgcgagtaaaaatatttgttgcgGACATGTGCAGagggtattaaaaaattaatgactgtCTATTGGTGGGAGAGCGACTAAACGTTGAAATTAGGAGAACAGATATTTTCAGAATGGCCATAGAGAGTCGACTGTATTagcgcgaaaaaaaaataacttttcattGGTTTCCAACAAAATTCTGACAGTTTTTTTCGcatttatgttattaatttttgaacgtaaagaaaaatgaaattctaaGGCCAATTTACTCTTACAAAAATGTTATCGAATTTCTAATATTCCATGCAGACATTGacagtaatataaataaatacaaaccAGCATCCATTAAAACCATGTCGCCATCAAACAAAACTTGATTATTAGtaatataatgtataatattaGCATTTTTACCACCAGCAACAACTGGAGGATATGCTAAAAATTCAGCACCACTCATTCGAGATTCATAATCAACAGTAGCAAATAACTGATGCTCAGTCATACCAGgtcttgatatttttattgttttaacaATAGCTTCTGACGCAATATCACAACTTTTTTGCATCAATTCAATCTCTCCTGATGATTTAATCATCCGTATTtgatgaaaaacatttttaattgacgTCGTAGACAAACGACAGCGCGTTGTCCCTGACGTGATTCCTAactgtgatatttttttatgaaattcattattaataatatcgtTATTGTCATACCAGACTGATGCGCttgatttatatttgttaatcaACGAGTTTAGATACGATTCAAAATCAGATACCGGAAGCGATTGATCAATTCCAAACATTTCAGCAGCAGCTTCAGTTCCAGTACGCGGTCCGTCCCAAAGTTCAGATTTCGgatcttttttttgtacaaacaAAGTACACGTTACTTTTTCATTGTCTATTGTCATCACCAGAACACTGTCGGGTTCCTGGCAGCcagtgaaatataaaaaatcagtgTTTTGGCGAAATACGTACGGTATTTTATCAGACATGTAGACTTTACTAGCTGATGGTATTATAACAATATGAGAGTTCAAATCTTTTgaagtataatttttgaaaatatactcTGCTAATTTTGTTCTGCGGGTTTTGAATTCTTCTAACTTTATACCAGGTACCAGTTCTCCAGGTTTTATCAGATGCGGATGAGTCTGCGGGGTGGGTTGACCATAGGTTTGTGTATGATGATAATCGCATGATGATTTACGTGTTATTGGATTTGATGATATTGTTGTTGAATAATTATCAACTAATTGTTGTATTCCTGTACAATTAaatgagtaattaataattttattttgtaaataataatgaggaataaaaatataattaaatctatataaCCTAAGTAgcatttcataaatttttgaaacagaattaaatataaaaattcttacCTAAATTTTCTAAT
This genomic interval carries:
- the LOC103569559 gene encoding xaa-Pro aminopeptidase 3, coding for MFKFLKQCQKFRLENLGIQQLVDNYSTTISSNPITRKSSCDYHHTQTYGQPTPQTHPHLIKPGELVPGIKLEEFKTRRTKLAEYIFKNYTSKDLNSHIVIIPSASKVYMSDKIPYVFRQNTDFLYFTGCQEPDSVLVMTIDNEKVTCTLFVQKKDPKSELWDGPRTGTEAAAEMFGIDQSLPVSDFESYLNSLINKYKSSASVWYDNNDIINNEFHKKISQLGITSGTTRCRLSTTSIKNVFHQIRMIKSSGEIELMQKSCDIASEAIVKTIKISRPGMTEHQLFATVDYESRMSGAEFLAYPPVVAGGKNANIIHYITNNQVLFDGDMVLMDAGCEYHGYSSDITRTWPVNGTFNPQQKILYEVVLEVQKSLINKLKELPTLDELFYDMCDLLGKRLQEIGLIPKNISDDKLVSAAFTYCPHHVSHYLGMDVHDTGKISRSVKTQPGMIVTVEPGIYVSPKNEFAPPEFHNLGIRIEDDVLIKDGEPLVLTRNCPKEIVDIEKLSKCNQL